In one Thioclava sp. ES.031 genomic region, the following are encoded:
- the flgA gene encoding flagellar basal body P-ring formation chaperone FlgA — MLGRAILIAVSGLLPGHALADTLVALHTMRARTIVTPADVGLQPGEVAGALTAPEEAIGLETRGVIYAGRPIRARDLGQPAIVERNQIIPLLFRRGSLEIRTEGRALDRAGIGETIRVMNAASKTVVSATLGADGTAHVAP, encoded by the coding sequence ATGCTGGGACGGGCGATCCTGATTGCGGTATCCGGTCTTCTGCCGGGCCACGCCTTGGCCGACACGCTCGTCGCGCTGCACACCATGCGCGCCCGGACGATCGTCACCCCCGCAGATGTCGGGCTGCAACCGGGCGAGGTGGCCGGGGCGTTGACCGCGCCGGAGGAAGCGATCGGCCTCGAGACGCGCGGGGTGATCTATGCCGGTCGCCCGATCCGAGCCCGCGATCTGGGGCAGCCCGCCATTGTCGAGCGCAATCAGATCATCCCGCTCCTGTTCCGCCGCGGATCGCTGGAGATCCGAACCGAAGGCCGCGCGCTCGATCGGGCCGGCATCGGAGAGACGATCCGCGTGATGAACGCCGCTTCCAAAACCGTGGTCTCCGCGACGCTTGGCGCTGACGGAACCGCCCATGTTGCCCCATGA
- the flgC gene encoding flagellar basal body rod protein FlgC produces the protein MSDFTQSMALSASGMKAQAMRLRHSSENIANADTPGYHRKIAAFEKVVSEGAPTGEVTLGPVRLDRSELTQIYEPGHPMADENGYYDGSNVDLVVEIADAREAQRSYEANLRMFDQARQMSASLLELLRR, from the coding sequence ATGAGCGATTTCACCCAATCCATGGCGCTGTCCGCCTCGGGCATGAAGGCGCAGGCGATGCGGCTCCGGCACAGTTCCGAGAACATCGCGAATGCCGACACGCCGGGCTATCACCGCAAGATCGCTGCCTTCGAGAAGGTCGTCTCCGAAGGCGCTCCCACCGGAGAGGTCACCCTTGGCCCAGTGCGGCTCGACCGATCCGAACTCACCCAAATCTACGAACCTGGCCATCCGATGGCCGACGAGAACGGCTACTACGACGGCTCGAATGTCGATCTGGTGGTCGAAATCGCTGACGCGCGCGAAGCGCAGCGCAGCTACGAGGCGAATTTGCGCATGTTCGATCAGGCCCGGCAAATGTCGGCCTCCCTGCTCGAACTGCTTCGCCGCTAA
- a CDS encoding flagellar biosynthesis protein FlhB codes for MSEDEAGEKEFDPTPHKLDAARRKGDLVRSTEISVAAVYGSFLATLLGLGIYSVTRFGSGAMAMLDRADEMAAQFLGGGTALGGRIIGTLLLPLAPFFVVPMIAALVAYWAQRAIVVAPDKIQPKLSRINPLKNAAQKFGRSGLFEFAKSATKLAVIATILFIYLRARADLILLTQRLESVQIVGLLFRMIAEFLMIVTALAATMGAIDYLWQRSEFLRRNRMTRKELTDEMKQSEGDPHLKAQRRQKGMELAMRQSVPDTAKADVVIVNPTHYAVALKWDRASGRAPVCLSKGVDAIAARIREIAAENAVPVHSDPPTARALFAAIEIGEEIRPEHYKPVAAAIRFAEKMRKAARGGVAWRK; via the coding sequence ATGAGCGAAGACGAAGCCGGCGAAAAGGAATTCGACCCGACACCGCATAAGCTGGACGCGGCACGGCGCAAGGGCGATCTGGTGCGCTCGACCGAGATTTCCGTGGCCGCCGTCTATGGCAGCTTTCTCGCGACGCTGCTCGGCCTTGGCATCTACAGCGTGACGCGGTTCGGCAGTGGGGCGATGGCGATGCTGGATCGCGCCGATGAGATGGCCGCGCAGTTTCTCGGTGGCGGGACGGCCTTGGGCGGGCGGATTATCGGCACGCTGCTCCTGCCGCTCGCGCCGTTTTTCGTGGTGCCGATGATCGCCGCGCTCGTCGCCTACTGGGCACAACGCGCGATCGTGGTCGCGCCCGACAAGATCCAGCCAAAGCTCAGCCGGATCAATCCGCTGAAGAATGCTGCGCAGAAATTCGGACGCAGCGGGCTGTTCGAATTCGCCAAGAGCGCGACGAAACTCGCCGTGATCGCGACGATTCTTTTCATTTACCTTAGGGCCCGCGCCGATCTGATTTTGCTCACGCAGCGTCTCGAATCGGTGCAGATCGTGGGGCTGCTGTTTCGGATGATCGCCGAGTTTCTGATGATCGTCACCGCCCTCGCCGCCACGATGGGCGCGATCGATTATCTTTGGCAGCGGTCCGAATTCCTGCGCCGCAACCGGATGACGCGCAAGGAATTGACCGACGAAATGAAGCAATCCGAAGGCGATCCTCATCTGAAGGCACAGCGACGTCAGAAGGGGATGGAGCTTGCGATGCGGCAATCGGTTCCCGACACCGCCAAGGCCGATGTGGTGATCGTCAACCCGACCCATTACGCGGTCGCGCTGAAATGGGATCGCGCCTCGGGGCGCGCGCCGGTCTGCCTGTCGAAGGGGGTTGATGCGATCGCTGCGCGGATCCGCGAGATCGCGGCGGAGAACGCGGTGCCCGTGCATTCGGACCCGCCGACCGCGCGCGCGCTGTTCGCGGCGATCGAGATTGGCGAGGAAATCCGGCCGGAGCATTACAAACCCGTCGCCGCCGCGATCCGCTTTGCGGAGAAGATGCGCAAGGCGGCCCGCGGAGGTGTGGCATGGCGCAAATGA
- the fliE gene encoding flagellar hook-basal body complex protein FliE yields MDFNTSLATQSYAQARAAVPPEAGGSGPGSLFEQAASSFVDAVKAGEDTAKAAMAGQADPHALVQALAQTELAIETAVTVRNKVVEAYQEILRMPV; encoded by the coding sequence ATGGATTTTAACACCTCCCTTGCAACGCAAAGCTACGCCCAGGCCCGGGCTGCTGTCCCGCCGGAAGCGGGCGGTTCCGGGCCGGGCTCCCTTTTCGAACAGGCGGCGAGTTCCTTCGTCGATGCGGTCAAGGCGGGCGAAGACACTGCCAAAGCCGCGATGGCGGGGCAGGCCGATCCGCATGCGCTGGTGCAGGCGCTCGCCCAGACGGAACTCGCGATCGAAACGGCGGTGACCGTCCGCAACAAGGTCGTCGAGGCCTATCAGGAAATTCTCAGGATGCCGGTCTGA
- a CDS encoding flagellar biosynthetic protein FliR — protein MSPSLLDLLSEILQQARSFLFIGFIVLLRVGGIVAMAPGFGETSLPARIKTGVALAITLVTVPALAPTFASFDQGTALPLWLASEIAIGLFLGFGLRAFVFALQIAGTMAAQSSSLSQLLGGMGGEPQPAIGNLLLIAGIAVLMSLGFHVQLIEFLIGTYQVLPVGEWPDPDALRRWGVSGVAHAFSLAFKLAAPFAVTGLIYNIALGAINRAMPQLMVAFVGAPALTAGGLILLALCAPTAIAIWREAVMSFLGNPFGAVR, from the coding sequence ATGAGCCCGTCGCTTCTCGATCTGCTCAGCGAGATTCTGCAACAAGCACGAAGCTTTTTGTTCATAGGTTTCATTGTCTTGCTGCGGGTGGGCGGGATTGTCGCCATGGCTCCTGGCTTTGGCGAGACGAGCCTGCCGGCGCGGATCAAGACGGGGGTCGCACTCGCGATAACCCTGGTGACGGTTCCGGCCCTCGCGCCGACGTTCGCCAGTTTCGACCAGGGGACGGCTTTGCCGCTATGGCTGGCCTCGGAAATCGCGATCGGTCTCTTTCTCGGCTTTGGATTGCGCGCCTTTGTCTTCGCTCTGCAAATCGCAGGCACAATGGCGGCGCAGTCGAGTTCGCTCTCGCAGCTGCTCGGCGGAATGGGCGGGGAGCCGCAACCCGCGATCGGGAACCTCCTGCTGATCGCCGGGATCGCGGTGCTGATGAGCCTCGGGTTTCACGTCCAGCTCATCGAGTTTCTGATCGGCACCTATCAGGTGTTGCCGGTGGGCGAATGGCCCGATCCGGATGCGCTGCGGCGCTGGGGCGTCTCGGGTGTCGCGCATGCGTTTTCGCTCGCCTTCAAGCTCGCCGCCCCCTTCGCGGTCACCGGGCTGATCTACAACATCGCTCTTGGCGCAATTAACCGAGCCATGCCGCAGCTCATGGTCGCGTTCGTCGGCGCCCCGGCGCTCACGGCAGGCGGTCTGATCCTGCTCGCACTGTGTGCGCCCACCGCCATCGCGATCTGGCGCGAGGCGGTCATGAGCTTCCTCGGCAACCCGTTCGGAGCGGTGCGATGA
- the flgH gene encoding flagellar basal body L-ring protein FlgH produces the protein MKSPALLLLSIMLVACGRLEQVGKAPGFTPVEGGNEFYAMASSPLPVTTEARSPEQEASLWSGARNSLLGDPRAAKRGDILTVVIEINDKAEISNSTGRSRSGSDTMGVTSMLGIPQRIDRRLPEGASMADAVSTNSNSTYSGDGQVSRNEKLTLRVAATIIETLPNGVLRIQGSQEVRVNFEVRELIVTGFVRPADVSRQNEITYDKIAGARISYGGRGQITDVQQPRYGQQIADILLPF, from the coding sequence ATGAAATCTCCTGCCCTGTTGCTGTTGTCGATCATGCTCGTCGCCTGCGGGCGGCTCGAGCAGGTCGGTAAGGCGCCCGGATTCACGCCGGTCGAAGGCGGGAACGAGTTCTACGCCATGGCCTCCTCGCCGCTGCCCGTCACGACAGAGGCGCGCAGCCCCGAACAGGAAGCCTCTCTTTGGTCAGGTGCGCGCAACTCGCTGTTGGGCGACCCACGCGCCGCCAAGCGGGGCGATATCCTCACCGTCGTGATTGAGATTAACGATAAGGCCGAAATCTCGAATTCGACGGGTCGCTCGCGCAGCGGATCCGACACGATGGGGGTGACTTCCATGCTCGGCATTCCCCAGCGCATCGACAGGCGTCTGCCCGAGGGGGCGAGCATGGCCGACGCTGTCTCGACCAACTCGAATTCGACCTATTCCGGTGACGGGCAGGTATCGCGCAACGAGAAACTGACCCTGCGCGTGGCCGCAACGATCATCGAGACGCTGCCGAATGGCGTGTTGCGCATTCAGGGCAGCCAGGAGGTGCGGGTGAATTTCGAGGTGCGCGAGCTGATCGTCACCGGTTTCGTGCGCCCCGCCGATGTGAGCCGCCAGAACGAGATCACCTATGACAAGATCGCTGGCGCGCGGATTTCCTATGGCGGGCGCGGGCAGATCACCGATGTGCAGCAGCCGCGCTACGGCCAGCAGATCGCCGATATTCTCCTGCCCTTCTGA
- a CDS encoding flagellar basal body-associated FliL family protein, translating to MLGKLLPLLLGLIGLAGGGAAGYFLRPAPPPAEHASDTAAAEGAAEGDHGAASEAHGDPAADDHGAEGDVTSEFVKLNNQFIVPLVTESRISGMVILSLSLEVRVGETEAVYRAEPKLRDAFLQVLFDHANTGGFQGLFTDSANMSRLRRALTETARSILGPGVLAVLVSDIVRQDS from the coding sequence ATGCTTGGTAAACTCCTCCCGCTTCTCCTCGGTCTGATCGGCCTCGCCGGTGGCGGCGCGGCCGGGTATTTCCTGCGCCCCGCGCCGCCACCCGCAGAACATGCCAGCGACACGGCCGCTGCGGAGGGGGCAGCGGAAGGAGATCACGGCGCCGCATCAGAGGCTCATGGGGACCCGGCCGCCGACGATCATGGGGCCGAGGGCGATGTCACCTCCGAATTCGTCAAGCTCAACAACCAGTTCATCGTGCCGCTGGTCACCGAGTCGCGAATCTCCGGCATGGTGATCCTGTCGCTCAGCCTCGAGGTGAGGGTCGGTGAGACCGAGGCCGTCTATCGCGCCGAGCCTAAACTGCGCGATGCGTTCCTGCAGGTGCTCTTCGATCACGCGAATACGGGCGGATTTCAGGGCCTGTTCACGGATTCCGCGAACATGTCGCGCCTGCGCCGGGCCCTGACCGAGACCGCGCGTAGTATCTTGGGTCCCGGTGTCCTTGCGGTTCTGGTCTCCGATATCGTGCGTCAGGACAGCTAG
- the flgG gene encoding flagellar basal-body rod protein FlgG: MRALQIAATGMSAQQTRVEVISNNLANMSTTGYNARRAEFADLHYQQTTRPGTINATDGTTIPAGVQLGLGVRPTAVTVNIAQGSLSATGGDLDLAIDGNGYLEVTLPSGISAYTRDGGLKRNGTGQIVTSDGYPVVPDMTIPNDARAVAINAEGEVYAYFADQVAPQLLGQFTLANFSNQKGLEAIGSNLFLETGASGPPNVNTPGADELGTLRQGYLEESSVDPVREITELIKAQRGYELNAKVISAADQMLGATTQVR; encoded by the coding sequence ATGAGAGCTCTTCAGATCGCAGCCACCGGCATGAGCGCGCAGCAGACGCGCGTCGAGGTGATTTCCAACAACCTCGCGAACATGTCGACCACTGGCTATAACGCGCGCCGCGCCGAGTTCGCCGATCTGCATTACCAGCAGACGACCCGCCCCGGCACGATCAACGCGACCGATGGCACGACCATTCCTGCCGGGGTGCAGCTTGGACTCGGCGTGCGCCCGACCGCTGTGACGGTCAACATCGCGCAGGGCTCGCTCAGTGCGACGGGCGGCGATCTGGACCTCGCGATCGACGGCAATGGCTATCTCGAAGTGACGCTGCCCTCTGGCATCTCCGCCTACACGCGCGACGGCGGGCTCAAGCGCAACGGCACCGGACAGATCGTGACCTCCGACGGCTATCCGGTCGTGCCCGATATGACCATTCCGAACGACGCGCGCGCCGTTGCGATCAACGCGGAGGGCGAGGTCTATGCCTATTTCGCCGATCAGGTCGCGCCGCAGCTTCTGGGGCAGTTCACCCTGGCGAATTTCTCGAACCAGAAGGGGCTGGAAGCGATCGGGTCGAACCTGTTTCTCGAAACCGGCGCCTCCGGTCCGCCCAATGTGAATACGCCCGGCGCGGATGAGTTGGGCACGCTGCGGCAGGGCTATCTGGAGGAGAGCTCGGTCGATCCGGTGCGCGAGATCACCGAGCTGATCAAGGCGCAGCGCGGTTACGAGTTGAACGCGAAGGTCATTTCCGCCGCCGATCAGATGCTTGGCGCGACGACGCAGGTGCGCTGA
- a CDS encoding flagellar hook-basal body complex protein yields the protein MDNTIYTTLTRQSGLMHEMRTLANNIANVSTTGFRREGVIFSEYLAGLEGNEPSLSMARAHGRLIDRSQGGLTQTGGTFDFAIEGEGFFMIETPQGNQLTRAGSFIPSAEGELLTPDGFRLLDSGGTPVAIPSGATSVALAADGTLSDKGQPIAQVGVYLPTDPNELRHVGGTRFTAEAGAEPVEGAVLMQGFLEDSNVDPITEIARMIEVQRAYEMGQAFLEREDERIRGVIQTLAR from the coding sequence ATGGACAACACAATCTATACCACTCTCACGCGGCAATCCGGTCTGATGCACGAAATGCGGACGCTTGCGAACAATATCGCGAATGTCTCGACCACGGGTTTCCGGCGCGAGGGTGTGATCTTCTCCGAATATCTCGCTGGGCTGGAGGGCAATGAGCCTTCGCTGTCTATGGCGCGGGCACATGGTCGTCTGATCGATCGAAGCCAAGGCGGGCTGACCCAGACAGGCGGCACCTTCGATTTCGCGATCGAAGGCGAGGGGTTCTTCATGATCGAGACCCCGCAGGGCAACCAGCTCACGCGGGCCGGCAGCTTCATCCCGTCGGCCGAAGGAGAATTGCTTACGCCCGACGGGTTCCGGTTGCTCGATTCCGGTGGCACCCCGGTTGCGATCCCCTCGGGGGCGACTTCGGTCGCGCTCGCCGCCGATGGCACGCTCTCCGACAAGGGCCAGCCGATCGCGCAGGTCGGCGTCTACCTTCCCACCGATCCCAATGAATTGCGCCATGTCGGCGGCACTCGCTTCACCGCGGAGGCCGGGGCCGAACCGGTGGAGGGCGCGGTTCTGATGCAGGGGTTTCTCGAAGACAGCAACGTCGATCCGATCACCGAGATCGCGCGCATGATCGAGGTCCAGCGCGCCTATGAGATGGGCCAGGCCTTTCTCGAACGCGAAGACGAACGAATCCGCGGCGTCATCCAGACGCTCGCCCGCTAA
- a CDS encoding flagellar biosynthetic protein FliQ: MQDAIFFDTLRQGLWIAVLIAAPLLSVALVAGVTIGLFQALTSVQEMTLTFVPKVGAMLVVFWVSMSFMSEKLVEFFTRTILPIVAGG; encoded by the coding sequence ATGCAGGACGCGATCTTCTTCGACACGCTCCGGCAGGGCTTGTGGATCGCGGTGCTGATCGCGGCGCCGCTCCTGTCGGTCGCGCTGGTCGCTGGGGTCACGATCGGCCTCTTTCAGGCGCTGACCTCGGTGCAGGAAATGACGCTGACCTTCGTGCCCAAGGTGGGGGCGATGCTCGTCGTGTTCTGGGTGTCGATGAGCTTCATGTCGGAAAAGCTGGTGGAGTTCTTCACCCGCACCATCCTGCCGATCGTCGCCGGGGGCTGA
- a CDS encoding TSUP family transporter, whose amino-acid sequence MFELPLDLVIMLIGAAFAAGVVDSIAGGGGLITVPALLLAGVPPVQSLATNKIQGTFGAATAAISYAASGHVVLRKQLLAAVIGFLGGLAGALLVSRIPTDKIEIALPFILVAIAAFFALRPGLDDTDRVQRIRPGLFTAAFVPVIGFYDGLIGPGTGSFFMIGFVTLAGYGVLKATAHTKLLNFSSNIGGLTGFLLVGSPLWVLGIAMGLAQIAGARLGSRLAMRVGARLIKPLLVTTSTLLAAKLLWDLI is encoded by the coding sequence ATGTTTGAGCTTCCTCTCGATCTGGTGATCATGCTGATCGGCGCGGCCTTCGCGGCGGGGGTGGTCGATTCCATCGCGGGCGGCGGCGGGCTGATCACGGTGCCGGCGCTTTTGCTGGCGGGCGTGCCGCCGGTTCAGTCGCTCGCGACGAACAAGATTCAGGGCACGTTCGGGGCGGCGACGGCTGCGATTTCCTATGCGGCCTCGGGCCATGTGGTGCTGCGAAAACAGCTATTGGCCGCGGTGATCGGGTTCCTTGGCGGGCTCGCGGGGGCGCTTCTCGTGTCGCGCATTCCGACCGACAAGATCGAGATCGCCCTGCCGTTCATCCTCGTCGCGATCGCCGCGTTTTTCGCGTTGCGGCCCGGTTTGGACGACACGGATCGGGTGCAGCGTATTCGGCCCGGCCTGTTCACCGCCGCCTTCGTGCCGGTGATCGGTTTTTACGACGGGCTGATCGGGCCGGGGACGGGGTCGTTCTTCATGATCGGTTTCGTGACGCTGGCAGGCTACGGTGTGCTGAAGGCGACGGCGCATACGAAACTGCTGAACTTCTCGTCGAATATCGGGGGGCTGACGGGGTTCCTGCTGGTCGGCTCGCCGCTCTGGGTGCTCGGCATCGCGATGGGACTTGCGCAGATCGCCGGGGCGCGGCTGGGCTCGCGGCTTGCGATGCGGGTGGGCGCGCGGCTGATCAAGCCGCTGCTGGTGACGACCTCGACGCTGCTGGCCGCGAAGCTGCTTTGGGATCTGATCTAG
- a CDS encoding FlgB family protein encodes MFEKIEIMKMASAMATHAAARQNAVAENIANADTPGYAARDLPAFEDLYRSEGRGALRATRSGHIDASATISTAPEVIASPGVTSPDGNSVSLEEEMVRSVAVKREHDLSLAIYRSSLNILRSSLGRG; translated from the coding sequence ATGTTCGAGAAGATTGAGATCATGAAAATGGCCAGTGCGATGGCCACCCACGCCGCAGCCCGCCAGAACGCGGTTGCGGAGAATATCGCCAATGCGGACACGCCCGGGTATGCGGCGCGTGACCTGCCGGCTTTCGAAGACCTCTATCGTAGCGAGGGTCGCGGCGCTCTGCGGGCGACGCGGTCGGGTCATATCGACGCCTCGGCGACGATCTCGACCGCGCCCGAGGTGATCGCCTCCCCCGGTGTCACCTCGCCCGACGGCAATTCGGTCTCGCTCGAAGAAGAGATGGTCCGCTCGGTCGCGGTGAAACGCGAGCATGACCTGTCGCTCGCGATCTACCGCTCTTCGCTCAACATCCTGCGCAGTTCGCTCGGGAGGGGCTGA
- a CDS encoding FliI/YscN family ATPase, which translates to MAFAGFDLLRAEMRGIASAHAVGRVREVRRGMIEVSGLARSAALGDRATIRCQSGREIGAEVLSLTRGAVTVLPDGAADGVAIDDEVELLGQGGIAPHDSWVGRIIDPFGKPLDGQPLIHGARERELRASPPPAAQRKRLGGRLETSLAAFDTMLPLVQGQRVGLFAGSGVGKSSLLASFARGVSADIVVIALIGERGRELREFVEKTLGPEGMARAVIVAATSDQSPLVRRRCAWTAMAVAEHFRDAGQHVLFLADSITRFAEAHREVALAGGEPASLRGYPPSTSYQIMALGERAGPGAEGQGDITGVFSVLVAGSDMDEPIADILRGVLDGHVVLEREIAERGRFPAINMLRSVSRSLPDAADPEENRLIGKARSLLGAYDRAEMMIQAGLYAEGSDPRIDAAIKVWPELDAFIAEPAPNGIAGSFAQLRTILSQVPG; encoded by the coding sequence ATGGCATTTGCGGGATTCGACCTGTTGCGCGCCGAAATGCGCGGTATCGCCAGCGCCCATGCAGTCGGGCGCGTGCGCGAGGTGCGGCGCGGGATGATCGAGGTCAGCGGTCTGGCCCGTTCGGCGGCCCTTGGCGACCGCGCGACGATTCGCTGCCAAAGCGGGCGCGAAATCGGCGCGGAAGTTCTGTCGCTGACGCGCGGGGCGGTCACGGTGCTGCCCGACGGAGCCGCCGATGGCGTGGCGATCGACGACGAGGTGGAGCTGCTCGGTCAGGGCGGGATCGCCCCGCATGACAGCTGGGTCGGGCGGATTATCGACCCGTTCGGAAAGCCGCTCGACGGGCAACCGCTGATCCACGGCGCGCGCGAGCGCGAATTGCGCGCAAGCCCTCCGCCTGCCGCCCAGCGCAAGCGGTTGGGCGGCCGGTTGGAGACGTCACTCGCCGCCTTCGACACGATGCTGCCGCTGGTCCAAGGCCAAAGGGTCGGCCTTTTCGCTGGCTCGGGCGTCGGGAAATCCTCGCTATTGGCGAGCTTCGCGCGCGGGGTCTCTGCCGATATCGTCGTCATCGCGTTGATCGGCGAACGCGGCCGGGAATTGCGGGAATTCGTGGAGAAAACGCTTGGCCCGGAGGGGATGGCCCGCGCGGTGATCGTCGCCGCAACCTCGGATCAATCGCCGCTGGTGCGCCGCCGCTGCGCCTGGACCGCGATGGCCGTGGCCGAGCATTTCCGCGATGCGGGCCAGCACGTGCTGTTCCTCGCCGACTCGATCACGCGCTTTGCCGAAGCCCATCGTGAGGTCGCTTTGGCGGGGGGCGAGCCCGCCTCGCTGCGCGGCTATCCGCCCTCGACCTCATATCAGATCATGGCCTTGGGAGAGCGCGCGGGCCCCGGCGCCGAAGGGCAGGGTGACATCACCGGCGTGTTCTCGGTTCTGGTGGCCGGTTCCGATATGGACGAGCCGATCGCCGATATCCTGCGCGGCGTGCTCGACGGGCATGTCGTGCTGGAGCGCGAGATCGCCGAGCGTGGGCGCTTCCCGGCGATCAACATGCTGCGTTCGGTCTCGCGCTCGCTGCCCGACGCGGCGGATCCCGAGGAAAACCGGCTGATCGGCAAGGCGCGCAGCCTGCTTGGCGCCTATGACCGGGCCGAGATGATGATTCAGGCGGGGCTCTATGCGGAAGGCTCGGACCCGCGCATCGACGCGGCGATCAAGGTCTGGCCCGAGCTGGATGCCTTCATCGCCGAACCCGCCCCCAACGGCATCGCGGGCAGTTTCGCGCAGCTGCGCACGATCCTGTCGCAGGTGCCGGGATAG